From Calonectris borealis chromosome 7, bCalBor7.hap1.2, whole genome shotgun sequence, one genomic window encodes:
- the SRGN gene encoding serglycin, translating into MPAKMQLLIRCNGRIFLAICLILFVGYTAQGAPMQKARYKRVRCRPDAWSSNCIEEKGPWFYMPSGGANRILPAMADPSLMKRYQELGDIFPLSDEESGSGSDAVVESEPASGSGLGDGDGFSDVKLPVFLTGPRGGKLKHKLTEEDLLL; encoded by the exons ATGCCGGCCAAAATGCAGCTCCTTATCAGATGTAACGGGAGGATTTTCCTGGCTATTTGTTTAATCCTCTTTGTGGGATACACAGCGCAAG GTGCTCCGATGCAGAAGGCAAGGTACAAGAGAGTGCGATGCCGACCTGACGCCTGGTCCTCTAACTGCATCGAAGAGAAGGGGCCCTGGTTTTACATGCCCAGCGGCGGAGCCAACAGGATCCTTCCTGCCATGGCAGACCCATCCCT GATGAAGAGATACCAGGAGCTGGGTGACATATTCCCGCTCTCAGATGAGGAGTCTGGCTCCGGGTCTGATGCCGTGGTGGAATCGGAGCCAGCCTCCGGGTCAGGGCTCGGCGACGGCGATGGCTTCTCTGACGTGAAGCTGCCTGTCTTCCTAACGGGCCCGCGAGGCGGCAAGCTGAAGCACAAGCTAACGGAGGAGGATTTGCTCCTGTAG
- the KIFBP gene encoding KIF-binding protein isoform X2, which produces MQRRAMMNNLGILWSERDEIKTAQTYLESAEALYNQYMKEDGNPPLDPSEHFMAEEEKLTDQERSKRFEKAYTHTLYYLAQVYQHLEMIEKAAQYCHTTLKRQLEYCGYYPVEWALNAATLSQYYLSKQCFMESRHCLAAASVIFSQAGQVPSAEDNETEQDQQDLRQRKAEIARCWIKYCLNLLQSARKLLEDNIGELDPDRQLELKAQRKKEEDEKEKGRKKAVLFGTSDICDSVLAMEEKVSSVYPLDFQEAREIFLVGQNYVQEAKEFFQVDGYVTDHIEIVQDHSALFKVLAFFEEDYERRCKMHKRRIDMLEPIYADLNPQYYLLISRQLQFELADTFYEMMDLKVAIGNRLEELDSHTIKKINSLAQLAIKYYELFLDSLRNPDKVFPEELEEDVLRPAMVAKFHIARLYGKLITSDSKKQLENMQTSLEYYTFLVDYCEKYPAAVRAVETELELSKEMVGLLPTRMERLRAKLCPFI; this is translated from the exons ATGCAGCGGAGAGCAATGATG AACAATCTAGGTATCCTGTGGTCTGAAAGGGATGAAATTAAAACTGCGCAAACTTATTTGGAATCTGCAGAAGCCTTGTATAATCAATACATGAAAGAG GATGGAAATCCTCCCCTGGATCCCAGTGAACATTTcatggcagaagaagaaaaactcaCAGACCAAGAAAGATCCAAAAG atttGAAAAAGCCTATACGCATACTCTATATTACCTGGCACAAGTCTACCAACACCTGGAGATGATTGAGAAGGCTGCTCAGTATTGCCATACTACTCTTAAACGACAGCTTGAATATTGTGGCTACTACCCAGTAGAATGGGCGCTCAATGCTGCTACTTTGTCACAGTACTATCTCTCTAAG CAATGCTTTATGGAGTCCCGACACTGCTTAGCAGCGGCCAGTGTCATTTTTAGCCAAGCTGGACAGGTGCCATCTGCTGAAGACA ATGAAACGGAGCAAGACCAACAGGACCTTCGACAGAGAAAAGCTGAAATTGCAAGATGCTGGATTAAGTATTGCCTGAATCTCCTGCAAAGCGCTCGGAAATTACTTGAG GATAACATAGGAGAACTGGATCCAGACAGGCAATTGGAACTTAAAgcccaaaggaaaaaagaggaggatgaaaaagagaaggGCAGGAAAAAAGCTGTCCTTTTTGGGACGAGTGATATATGTGACTCTGTCTTAGCCATGGAAGAGAAAGTGAGCAGCGTATATCCTTTAGATTTTCAAGAAGCCAGAGAAATCTTCCTAGTTGGTCAGAACTATGTTCAGGAAGCAAAAGAGTTCTTTCAGGTTGATGGTTATGTCACTGACCATATTGAAATTGTTCAGGATCACAGTGCTTTGTTTAAGGTACTTGCTTTCTTTGAAGAAGACTATGAGAGACGTTGCAAAATGCACAAGCGTAGAATAGACATGCTGGAGCCTATATATGCAGACTTGAATCCACAGTACTATCTGTTAATCAGTAGGCAGCTTCAGTTTGAACTGGCTGACACCTTTTATGAGATGATGGATTTAAAGGTAGCTATTGGTAACAGGTTAGAGGAGCTAGACTcccacacaattaaaaaaattaattctctggCTCAGTTAGCGATCAAATATTATGAACTCTTCTTAGATTCTTTGAGGAACCCAGATAAGGTGTTTCCtgaagagctcgaggaagatgtTCTTCGCCCTGCAATGGTGGCTAAATTTCATATTGCACGACTATATGGTAAGCTTATTACTTCGGATAGcaaaaagcaactggaaaataTGCAGACATCATTGGAATATTACACATTTCTGGTAGACTATTGTGAGAAGTACCCGGCTGCTGTCCGCGCTGTCGAAACTGAACTAGAACTCAGTAAGGAGATGGTGGGTCTTCTTCCAACAAGAATGGAGAGGCTAAGAGCAAAACTCTGTCCGTTCATATAA
- the KIFBP gene encoding KIF-binding protein isoform X1, producing the protein MAAAGGGWAAVCEKFRTARTLSAVESRKDPETEPYRSKYSARALLQEVKQLLSAAEEGGEARLVAVRRAVLEYELGVNHTDTEELSAGEEHLQRCTQLLEPHRLSPDCVSLYIQAQNNLGILWSERDEIKTAQTYLESAEALYNQYMKEDGNPPLDPSEHFMAEEEKLTDQERSKRFEKAYTHTLYYLAQVYQHLEMIEKAAQYCHTTLKRQLEYCGYYPVEWALNAATLSQYYLSKQCFMESRHCLAAASVIFSQAGQVPSAEDNETEQDQQDLRQRKAEIARCWIKYCLNLLQSARKLLEDNIGELDPDRQLELKAQRKKEEDEKEKGRKKAVLFGTSDICDSVLAMEEKVSSVYPLDFQEAREIFLVGQNYVQEAKEFFQVDGYVTDHIEIVQDHSALFKVLAFFEEDYERRCKMHKRRIDMLEPIYADLNPQYYLLISRQLQFELADTFYEMMDLKVAIGNRLEELDSHTIKKINSLAQLAIKYYELFLDSLRNPDKVFPEELEEDVLRPAMVAKFHIARLYGKLITSDSKKQLENMQTSLEYYTFLVDYCEKYPAAVRAVETELELSKEMVGLLPTRMERLRAKLCPFI; encoded by the exons atggcggcggcgggcggaggctgggccgccgtgTGCGAGAAGTTCCGCACGGCCCGGACGCTCTCGGCCGTGGAGTCGCGCAAGGACCCGGAGACCGAGCCCTACCGCTCCAAGTACAGCGCCCGGGCGCTGCTCCAGGAAGTCAAGCAGCTGCTGAGCGCCGCCGAGGAGGGCGGCGAGGCGCGGCTGGTGGCCGTGCGGCGGGCCGTGCTGGAGTACGAGCTGGGCGTCAACCACACCGACACCGAGGAGCTGTCGGCCGGCGAGGAGCACCTGCAGCGCTGCACGCAGCTCCTGGAGCCCCACCGCCTCTCCCCAGACTGCGTCTCCCTCTACATACAGGCCCAG AACAATCTAGGTATCCTGTGGTCTGAAAGGGATGAAATTAAAACTGCGCAAACTTATTTGGAATCTGCAGAAGCCTTGTATAATCAATACATGAAAGAG GATGGAAATCCTCCCCTGGATCCCAGTGAACATTTcatggcagaagaagaaaaactcaCAGACCAAGAAAGATCCAAAAG atttGAAAAAGCCTATACGCATACTCTATATTACCTGGCACAAGTCTACCAACACCTGGAGATGATTGAGAAGGCTGCTCAGTATTGCCATACTACTCTTAAACGACAGCTTGAATATTGTGGCTACTACCCAGTAGAATGGGCGCTCAATGCTGCTACTTTGTCACAGTACTATCTCTCTAAG CAATGCTTTATGGAGTCCCGACACTGCTTAGCAGCGGCCAGTGTCATTTTTAGCCAAGCTGGACAGGTGCCATCTGCTGAAGACA ATGAAACGGAGCAAGACCAACAGGACCTTCGACAGAGAAAAGCTGAAATTGCAAGATGCTGGATTAAGTATTGCCTGAATCTCCTGCAAAGCGCTCGGAAATTACTTGAG GATAACATAGGAGAACTGGATCCAGACAGGCAATTGGAACTTAAAgcccaaaggaaaaaagaggaggatgaaaaagagaaggGCAGGAAAAAAGCTGTCCTTTTTGGGACGAGTGATATATGTGACTCTGTCTTAGCCATGGAAGAGAAAGTGAGCAGCGTATATCCTTTAGATTTTCAAGAAGCCAGAGAAATCTTCCTAGTTGGTCAGAACTATGTTCAGGAAGCAAAAGAGTTCTTTCAGGTTGATGGTTATGTCACTGACCATATTGAAATTGTTCAGGATCACAGTGCTTTGTTTAAGGTACTTGCTTTCTTTGAAGAAGACTATGAGAGACGTTGCAAAATGCACAAGCGTAGAATAGACATGCTGGAGCCTATATATGCAGACTTGAATCCACAGTACTATCTGTTAATCAGTAGGCAGCTTCAGTTTGAACTGGCTGACACCTTTTATGAGATGATGGATTTAAAGGTAGCTATTGGTAACAGGTTAGAGGAGCTAGACTcccacacaattaaaaaaattaattctctggCTCAGTTAGCGATCAAATATTATGAACTCTTCTTAGATTCTTTGAGGAACCCAGATAAGGTGTTTCCtgaagagctcgaggaagatgtTCTTCGCCCTGCAATGGTGGCTAAATTTCATATTGCACGACTATATGGTAAGCTTATTACTTCGGATAGcaaaaagcaactggaaaataTGCAGACATCATTGGAATATTACACATTTCTGGTAGACTATTGTGAGAAGTACCCGGCTGCTGTCCGCGCTGTCGAAACTGAACTAGAACTCAGTAAGGAGATGGTGGGTCTTCTTCCAACAAGAATGGAGAGGCTAAGAGCAAAACTCTGTCCGTTCATATAA